A DNA window from Aminipila luticellarii contains the following coding sequences:
- the feoB gene encoding ferrous iron transport protein B → MEKITIALAGNPNCGKTTIFNALTGSSQYVGNWPGVTVEKKEGKFRGNKNIIITDLPGVYSLSPYTLEEVITRNYLIKETPDVIINLVDGTNLERNLYLTTQLLEIGIPVVIGVNMADLIRKNGDKIDLKKLSEQMGCPVREVSALKGEGCNELIQCAVELAKANQVRMHRFSKEVEEAIEEIETLIKGMVPQEYIRWYASKLFEHDEEVLKELKLSEHIGIKLDNVISKIEKQMDDDSESIVANERYIFIGEVVQKVLKKKQRGLTTSDKIDRVVTNRILALPIFIAIMFVVYYVSISWVGAIATDWTNDVLFGDYIQGGVATFMENAGTAEWLQSLVVDGIIGGVGAVLGFVPQMFILFFFLSILEDCGYMARVAFIMDRIFRRFGLSGKSFIPLLVSSGCGVPGIMATKTIENEKDRRMTIMTTTFIPCGAKLPVIALIGGAMFPNIPWLAPVMYFVGIGAVIFSGIVLKKTKMFAGDAAPFVMELPQYHMPAPKGVWIHMWERGKSFIIKAGTIIFLACAAIWFLSSFGFTNGGFGMVAEDDSILAVIGTFVAPIFAPLGFGNWKAAVATISGLVAKENVVGTFGVLFGFGGDVAEDDTGLLTSIASMFPYSAAALSFLVFNLLCAPCFAAIGAIRREMNNAKWTWFAIGYQTVLAYVVALIINQLGGILFGGTTFGAGTVVAIALLAVMIFLLVRPMPKKRGNVVCYQQS, encoded by the coding sequence ATGGAAAAAATTACAATTGCCTTAGCGGGAAATCCAAATTGTGGTAAGACCACGATTTTTAACGCCTTAACGGGATCCAGCCAATATGTGGGGAATTGGCCCGGCGTTACGGTGGAAAAAAAGGAAGGAAAGTTCAGAGGAAACAAAAATATTATTATTACGGACCTTCCGGGTGTGTATTCTCTTTCACCGTATACCTTGGAAGAGGTCATCACAAGAAATTATTTGATTAAAGAAACGCCGGACGTTATTATAAACTTAGTGGACGGTACAAATCTGGAAAGAAATCTATATCTGACAACACAGCTGCTCGAAATAGGCATTCCTGTTGTAATTGGCGTGAATATGGCAGATTTGATCCGAAAGAACGGAGATAAGATTGATTTAAAGAAGCTGTCAGAACAGATGGGCTGCCCGGTAAGAGAGGTTTCTGCCCTAAAGGGAGAGGGCTGCAACGAATTGATTCAATGTGCTGTAGAGTTAGCTAAAGCTAACCAAGTAAGAATGCACCGATTTTCCAAAGAGGTAGAAGAGGCCATCGAGGAGATTGAAACGTTGATCAAGGGGATGGTACCTCAGGAGTACATCCGATGGTATGCTTCCAAGCTCTTTGAGCATGACGAAGAGGTCTTAAAAGAGCTGAAACTGAGCGAGCATATCGGTATTAAACTGGACAATGTGATTTCAAAGATAGAAAAGCAAATGGATGATGACAGTGAGAGCATCGTGGCAAATGAGCGGTATATCTTTATCGGTGAGGTTGTTCAAAAGGTTCTGAAAAAGAAACAAAGAGGCCTTACGACCTCCGATAAAATTGACCGGGTGGTAACCAACAGAATACTGGCATTGCCAATCTTTATAGCCATCATGTTCGTGGTATATTACGTATCGATTTCGTGGGTAGGAGCCATTGCTACAGACTGGACGAACGATGTGCTGTTCGGCGATTACATACAGGGCGGAGTGGCCACCTTCATGGAAAATGCAGGAACCGCAGAATGGCTTCAAAGCTTGGTGGTAGATGGTATCATCGGCGGCGTGGGAGCCGTGCTCGGATTTGTGCCGCAGATGTTTATCTTGTTCTTCTTCCTGTCCATACTGGAGGACTGCGGATATATGGCAAGAGTTGCTTTCATCATGGATCGAATCTTTAGAAGGTTCGGACTTTCGGGAAAAAGCTTTATCCCTCTTTTAGTAAGCTCTGGCTGCGGCGTACCGGGGATTATGGCAACAAAGACGATTGAGAATGAAAAGGATCGACGTATGACGATCATGACCACCACATTCATTCCGTGCGGTGCTAAGCTGCCGGTCATTGCTTTGATCGGAGGGGCTATGTTCCCGAACATTCCTTGGCTGGCTCCGGTTATGTACTTCGTGGGAATTGGCGCAGTCATTTTCTCCGGAATTGTCTTGAAGAAAACAAAGATGTTTGCGGGAGATGCCGCACCGTTTGTAATGGAACTGCCTCAATATCACATGCCTGCCCCTAAAGGCGTTTGGATTCACATGTGGGAAAGAGGAAAATCCTTTATTATAAAAGCCGGAACGATTATTTTCCTGGCTTGTGCAGCGATTTGGTTCCTGTCCAGCTTTGGGTTCACCAACGGAGGCTTTGGCATGGTAGCAGAGGACGACAGCATACTGGCCGTAATCGGAACCTTTGTTGCCCCAATTTTTGCTCCGCTTGGCTTCGGAAATTGGAAAGCGGCGGTTGCCACGATATCCGGTTTAGTTGCCAAGGAAAACGTGGTAGGTACGTTCGGCGTACTCTTTGGATTTGGAGGAGATGTGGCGGAAGACGATACGGGACTTCTAACAAGCATAGCTTCTATGTTCCCGTACAGTGCGGCAGCCCTGTCCTTCCTGGTATTTAATTTACTTTGCGCTCCTTGCTTTGCAGCTATCGGTGCAATCAGGAGAGAAATGAATAATGCGAAATGGACTTGGTTTGCAATCGGATATCAGACAGTTCTGGCATACGTAGTGGCATTAATAATCAACCAGCTTGGAGGTATATTATTCGGCGGAACGACCTTCGGGGCGGGAACCGTAGTAGCAATCGCACTGCTGGCAGTCATGATATTCCTACTGGTAAGACCAATGCCTAAGAAAAGAGGTAATGTGGTATGTTATCAACAATCATAA
- the spoIID gene encoding stage II sporulation protein D: MKITKKTILYIVIAELFTFILLPSLLLGVHGIFNKLPAPAVPKIFVNKVEIPKNIRVYRHTYGVTEVVPFEDYVKGVVAGEMPSNFETEALKAQAVAARTYSLSKIIRSGDGGNPPAHPDAPLCDDTHCQVYRSVYDLTALKGDNWMQKSWPKICKAVDSTKGQLMYYDGQLAEQALFHSSSGGRTENSEDVFASAVPYLRSVDSPYEEGATHQEETKYFSTKDFIYLINLKYPDRKLSAPISKVEIVSKSDGGRVEEIKVNNSSYQGRELRDALGLSSANFKISLSNGTITITSTGFGHGVGMSQYGANGMAQRGSNYKEILAHYYTGVKIY; this comes from the coding sequence ATGAAAATAACAAAAAAAACGATACTGTACATTGTTATTGCAGAACTGTTTACGTTCATCCTGCTGCCTTCCCTTCTCTTGGGCGTACATGGCATTTTTAACAAGCTGCCGGCTCCTGCAGTACCAAAAATATTTGTGAATAAAGTTGAGATACCTAAAAACATACGAGTATATCGGCATACCTACGGTGTCACAGAAGTGGTTCCCTTTGAGGATTATGTCAAAGGCGTTGTAGCCGGAGAAATGCCGTCCAATTTTGAAACGGAAGCACTGAAAGCTCAAGCGGTAGCAGCCAGGACCTATTCCCTTTCCAAAATTATACGCTCCGGAGACGGAGGGAATCCACCGGCGCATCCGGATGCTCCCCTTTGCGACGACACACATTGTCAGGTATATCGCAGCGTGTACGACCTCACCGCATTGAAAGGCGACAATTGGATGCAGAAGAGCTGGCCAAAAATCTGTAAAGCTGTAGATTCAACGAAGGGCCAGTTGATGTATTACGACGGGCAGCTGGCGGAGCAGGCTCTTTTTCATTCCTCCAGCGGCGGGCGCACGGAAAATTCGGAAGATGTTTTTGCTTCAGCCGTGCCTTATTTAAGAAGTGTAGATAGTCCTTACGAAGAAGGGGCCACCCACCAGGAAGAGACCAAATACTTTTCCACGAAGGACTTCATCTATTTAATCAATTTAAAATATCCGGACAGAAAACTGTCCGCTCCCATCAGCAAGGTTGAAATCGTCTCAAAAAGTGACGGCGGCCGTGTCGAAGAGATAAAAGTAAATAATTCCTCTTATCAGGGCAGAGAACTGCGGGATGCACTGGGTCTTTCCTCGGCAAACTTCAAAATATCGTTGTCAAACGGTACCATAACCATCACCAGCACCGGATTCGGACACGGAGTCGGAATGAGCCAGTACGGAGCCAACGGCATGGCGCAAAGGGGTTCCAACTACAAAGAAATCCTAGCGCATTATTACACCGGCGTCAAGATTTATTAA
- a CDS encoding FeoA family protein, whose product MRNLKDVKCGETVTVEKLQGEGALKKRIMDMGITKGVAIFVRKVAPLGDPIEITVRGYELSIRKSEAENIIVA is encoded by the coding sequence ATGAGAAATTTAAAAGACGTGAAGTGCGGAGAGACCGTGACGGTGGAAAAGCTTCAAGGTGAAGGCGCACTTAAAAAAAGAATTATGGATATGGGCATTACAAAGGGGGTAGCCATATTTGTTCGAAAAGTGGCACCTTTGGGTGACCCGATAGAAATAACGGTCCGAGGATATGAGCTTTCAATTAGAAAAAGCGAAGCGGAAAATATCATCGTTGCATAG
- the murA gene encoding UDP-N-acetylglucosamine 1-carboxyvinyltransferase, translating to MAKYLVQKSGPLRGEVTISGSKNAVLPIMAAAILTDEACELTEVPALRDVDVMCRLLGSLGSKIKEEYRDNKLEIETKEIMTCEAPYELVKKMRASILVMGPLLARTGKARIALPGGCAIGARPIDLHLKGFQALGAKIEEGHGYVEAVADKLTGNNVYLDFPSVGATENIMMAAVLAEGITILENVAEEPEIVDLANFLNRMGAKIKGAGTDTIKIEGVSSLHGAKHSVIPDRIETGTFMVAAAITRGNVLIKNVVPDHVKPIIAKLKECGAAVEVTDEGLIVRGDVAPLVATDIKTLPYPGFPTDMQSQFMSLLATTKGSSIVIETVFENRYMHVGELNRMGANIKIEGRSAVIQGEKLLQGAQVISTDLRAGAALVLAGLTAEGTTEISEIYHIERGYEKFVEKFKGIGATIIRVEE from the coding sequence TTGGCCAAATATTTAGTTCAAAAAAGCGGACCGCTTAGAGGAGAAGTTACTATAAGCGGCTCTAAAAATGCCGTGCTTCCTATTATGGCGGCTGCCATTTTAACCGATGAAGCTTGCGAGCTTACAGAAGTTCCGGCCCTTAGAGATGTAGACGTAATGTGCAGACTGCTTGGAAGTTTAGGCTCGAAAATAAAAGAAGAATATCGTGATAACAAGCTTGAAATAGAAACGAAAGAGATTATGACATGTGAGGCGCCCTATGAGCTGGTCAAGAAGATGAGAGCATCTATACTGGTGATGGGGCCGCTTTTGGCGCGAACCGGAAAGGCCAGAATCGCATTGCCCGGAGGATGCGCTATAGGGGCAAGACCTATTGATCTTCATTTGAAGGGATTTCAGGCTCTGGGTGCAAAGATTGAGGAAGGTCATGGATATGTTGAGGCCGTTGCCGACAAGCTGACAGGCAACAATGTATATTTAGATTTTCCCAGCGTAGGTGCCACAGAGAACATTATGATGGCGGCTGTATTGGCCGAAGGAATTACCATCCTGGAAAACGTGGCAGAAGAGCCTGAAATCGTAGATCTGGCAAATTTCCTGAACAGGATGGGTGCCAAGATCAAAGGTGCGGGAACCGATACCATTAAAATCGAAGGGGTTTCCTCGCTGCACGGCGCAAAGCATTCCGTTATACCGGATCGGATCGAGACCGGTACTTTTATGGTGGCCGCAGCGATTACAAGAGGGAATGTCCTGATTAAAAATGTGGTGCCCGATCACGTAAAGCCAATCATAGCGAAGCTCAAGGAATGCGGTGCAGCTGTGGAAGTCACAGATGAAGGATTGATCGTAAGAGGAGATGTAGCTCCCCTTGTCGCGACAGACATAAAGACGCTGCCATATCCGGGATTTCCGACGGATATGCAGTCTCAGTTCATGTCTCTTCTGGCGACCACAAAGGGATCGAGCATCGTGATTGAAACAGTTTTTGAAAATCGATACATGCATGTGGGGGAACTGAACCGAATGGGTGCGAACATAAAGATAGAGGGCAGAAGTGCTGTGATCCAGGGAGAAAAGCTTTTGCAGGGCGCACAGGTCATTTCCACGGATTTAAGAGCAGGTGCGGCATTGGTTCTGGCCGGATTGACGGCAGAGGGAACCACCGAAATCTCAGAGATTTATCATATCGAGCGAGGGTATGAAAAGTTTGTGGAGAAGTTCAAAGGAATCGGTGCCACGATCATAAGAGTAGAAGAATGA
- a CDS encoding flavodoxin — MKKMAVIYWSGTGNTEKMAEAVHQGAKSAGAEAELFAVNEFDSKNAGNFDVLAFGCPSMGVEVLEEDEFEPVYNACKSWLSGKTVGIFGSYGWGDGEWMRNWEQDVLDTGALLPQGYLILNEMPDDAGLEECRNYGINLVK, encoded by the coding sequence ATGAAGAAAATGGCAGTCATTTACTGGAGCGGAACAGGAAATACGGAGAAAATGGCAGAAGCTGTTCATCAGGGAGCCAAGTCGGCGGGAGCAGAGGCAGAGCTGTTTGCTGTCAATGAGTTTGACAGTAAAAATGCGGGTAATTTTGATGTACTGGCCTTTGGCTGCCCTTCTATGGGAGTGGAAGTGCTGGAAGAGGATGAGTTTGAGCCGGTATATAACGCTTGTAAGAGCTGGTTAAGCGGAAAGACTGTCGGAATCTTTGGATCCTACGGATGGGGCGATGGAGAATGGATGAGAAATTGGGAGCAGGACGTACTGGATACGGGAGCATTGCTTCCCCAGGGGTATTTGATCCTCAACGAAATGCCGGACGATGCAGGATTGGAAGAGTGCAGGAACTATGGGATAAACCTGGTAAAATAA
- a CDS encoding FeoA family protein, with product MMPLTMTTPGTQVTVSTIKGKDDTKRFLETLGFVTGTQVMVISELGGNVIVNVKEARVAISKAMASRILIH from the coding sequence ATGATGCCGTTAACAATGACCACGCCGGGAACTCAGGTAACTGTTTCTACTATTAAAGGCAAAGATGATACAAAGCGTTTTCTTGAAACCCTGGGGTTTGTTACAGGAACGCAGGTAATGGTTATCTCTGAATTGGGAGGAAATGTTATTGTAAATGTGAAAGAGGCCAGAGTTGCCATAAGCAAAGCGATGGCTTCCCGAATCTTGATTCATTAA
- a CDS encoding DUF3793 family protein, which yields MLEKLIIENCAPTLANLKTGEIVNYRFQDPEQAKKEVEWLNKKLDIKGVRIEILAEREKSFLLYVYRRNRLACDLSCPIAKKLLKKQGYLSDDVEASIRQLHRRIGGENSTDEFPHEIGLFLSYPAQDVKGFIENRGKNCKCCGYWKVYEEEENAARTFAKFDKCKAVYKMMCNQGADIHKLTVAC from the coding sequence ATGCTGGAAAAGTTAATTATTGAAAATTGTGCGCCGACGCTGGCAAATTTAAAGACAGGAGAAATTGTAAATTACAGATTTCAAGACCCGGAGCAGGCAAAAAAAGAAGTGGAATGGCTCAACAAAAAATTGGATATAAAAGGGGTTCGTATAGAAATCCTTGCGGAGAGAGAAAAGAGCTTTCTGCTTTATGTATATAGAAGGAATCGGCTGGCGTGCGATCTGTCATGTCCGATTGCCAAAAAACTCCTTAAAAAGCAAGGATACCTGTCAGATGATGTGGAAGCTTCTATCCGGCAGCTGCACAGGAGAATCGGCGGGGAAAATTCAACGGATGAATTTCCTCATGAAATCGGGCTGTTCTTAAGCTACCCGGCTCAGGATGTAAAAGGGTTCATTGAGAATCGGGGCAAAAATTGCAAGTGCTGCGGTTACTGGAAGGTATATGAAGAAGAAGAAAATGCAGCGCGAACCTTTGCAAAATTTGATAAGTGTAAAGCAGTATATAAAATGATGTGCAATCAGGGTGCAGACATTCATAAGCTGACCGTTGCATGTTAA
- a CDS encoding DUF2325 domain-containing protein → MSVVIVGGNERMVAQYKGICKEFGYKAKIFAKMTTDFKKKIGTPDLIILFTNTVSHKLVNSAVQEAERCNSDIIRCHSSSSCALKKALEAHCSGNCKECGLFNCHLS, encoded by the coding sequence ATGAGTGTGGTAATAGTAGGCGGTAATGAGAGAATGGTTGCCCAGTATAAAGGTATTTGCAAGGAATTTGGATATAAGGCGAAGATTTTCGCAAAAATGACAACAGACTTTAAGAAAAAAATAGGAACACCGGACTTGATCATTTTATTTACCAACACTGTTTCACATAAATTAGTAAACAGTGCGGTTCAAGAGGCAGAACGATGTAATTCGGATATTATCCGGTGTCACAGCAGCAGTTCCTGCGCTTTAAAGAAAGCATTGGAAGCACATTGCAGCGGAAACTGCAAGGAATGCGGATTATTCAACTGTCATTTATCCTAA
- a CDS encoding type IV pilus twitching motility protein PilT: MKALKVLNIAVEKNASDIFLIPGAGFSLKINGKIFPYEGTSLLPGDLADIISQIYEMAQNRSMEKVKNTGDDDFSFSVQGLSRFRASIFKQRGSLAAVIRVVRFDLPDFRELHIPKTVIDIANMKKGLVLVTGAAGNGKSTTLACIIDQINKTRNVHVITLEDPIEYLHKHQKSLVTQREISTDTEDYVSALRAALRQAPDVILLGELRDYETIRTAMTAAETGHLVISTLHTTGAANTIDRVVDAFPENQQSQIRIQLSMVLQAVVSQQLLPTVEGGTIPAFEIMFLNSAIRNMIRERKNHQIDSVIAGGQEEGMLAMDNSLLTLYKDGKITKEVALAYSTNREFFEKRLQRV, encoded by the coding sequence ATGAAGGCATTAAAAGTATTAAATATAGCAGTAGAAAAAAATGCATCTGATATTTTTTTAATTCCCGGTGCAGGCTTTTCTTTAAAAATAAATGGAAAGATTTTCCCCTATGAGGGAACAAGCTTGCTCCCGGGTGACTTGGCGGATATTATCTCTCAAATTTATGAGATGGCCCAGAACCGATCCATGGAGAAAGTAAAAAATACCGGGGATGATGATTTTTCTTTTTCTGTGCAGGGCTTGTCCCGTTTCCGTGCAAGTATTTTTAAGCAGCGGGGGTCTTTGGCGGCGGTCATACGGGTCGTCCGTTTTGATTTACCAGATTTTAGGGAGCTTCATATTCCGAAAACGGTTATCGATATTGCCAATATGAAAAAGGGGCTGGTTCTGGTTACGGGAGCAGCAGGAAACGGCAAGAGCACCACGCTGGCATGCATCATAGATCAGATAAACAAGACCAGAAATGTTCATGTCATCACCCTAGAAGATCCTATTGAATATTTACATAAACATCAGAAAAGCCTTGTGACTCAGAGAGAGATTTCTACGGATACGGAAGACTATGTTTCCGCACTAAGAGCCGCCTTAAGACAGGCTCCGGATGTAATCCTGCTGGGAGAGCTCAGAGACTATGAGACCATTCGAACGGCTATGACTGCGGCAGAAACAGGGCATCTGGTGATTTCTACGCTGCACACCACCGGTGCTGCCAATACCATCGACCGAGTGGTGGATGCTTTTCCGGAAAATCAGCAGAGCCAAATAAGAATCCAGCTTTCCATGGTACTCCAGGCCGTTGTTTCTCAGCAGCTGCTTCCTACAGTGGAGGGCGGAACAATACCGGCATTTGAGATTATGTTTTTGAACAGTGCCATCCGAAATATGATAAGGGAAAGGAAGAACCACCAGATTGATTCTGTTATTGCAGGAGGGCAGGAAGAAGGAATGCTTGCCATGGACAACAGCTTATTGACGCTGTACAAGGACGGAAAAATCACAAAAGAGGTTGCACTGGCCTACAGTACGAATCGAGAATTTTTTGAAAAGAGACTGCAAAGAGTATAA
- a CDS encoding FeoB-associated Cys-rich membrane protein has product MLSTIIIGVIFLVLIILAARHVAKNAKAGKCTGCSGCDSSNAGGCCSCCSSEEPHDEQEK; this is encoded by the coding sequence ATGTTATCAACAATCATAATAGGCGTAATATTTCTTGTTTTAATAATTCTGGCCGCAAGACATGTGGCTAAAAATGCAAAAGCCGGTAAATGCACCGGCTGCAGCGGATGTGACAGTTCTAATGCAGGAGGCTGCTGCAGCTGTTGCAGCAGTGAAGAGCCGCATGACGAACAGGAGAAATAA